From Lewinellaceae bacterium:
CAGCTGGCGGCGGAAACCTACGAACTTGCCGGATTCTACGACCCCGACGACGACGCGGCCCGCCAGGCCGAAGAACAATCCGGCGCCCGGCGCTGGGCCCGGCTCGACGAACTGCTGGACGCGGTCGATGTCGTAGATATTGTGACGCCTACGACCACCCACTTTGAAGTGGCTTCCCGGGCGATAAAGAAAGGCAAGCATATATTTATAGAGAAACCCCTGGCCAACACCCTCGGAGAGGCCGGCCGGCTGCTGGAGCTTTGCCGGGAGTATGGCGTCAAAGCCCAGGTCGGGCACGTAGAGCGGTTCAACCCCGCCCTGCTCGCGTTGAATAATATGCCCCTTGCCCCGATGTTCATCGAAGCTCACCGGCTGGCCGTGTTCAACCCGAGAGGCACCGACGTATCCGTCATCCTCGACCTGATGATCCACGACCTGGACATCGTGCTCAGCCTGGTGCGGTCGAAAGTGAAATTCGTCAGCGCCAGCGGAGTGCCCGTGGTAAGCGATACGGCCGATATTTGCAACGCCCGCATCGAATTCGAGAACGGCTGCGTGGCCAACCTCACTGCCAGCCGCATATCGCTGAAACAGATGCGCAAGCTGCGCCTTTTTCAAAAAGACGCTTACATCAGCCTCGACTTCCTGGACAAAGAAGCTCAGGTGGTCCGCCTTTTTGATAAGGAGAGCGACAGCCCTTCGACCGACAACCTGCTGGAACTCGAAACCCCGCACGGCAAAAAATACATCCACCTTTCCATGCCGCAAATAGAACCGGCGAACGCCATAAAGATGGAACTGGAGGCTTTCGCCGAAAGCATCCTGCAGGACAAACGGCCGGTGGTCAGCATCGAGGACGGATATGCAGCGCTTAAGCTGGCCCATCAGATCATCGATGAAATGGAACAAAGGGAGCATTCGTTGATGGGTTGATAATTATTAAATCATTATCAGGTTAAAGCTATGAAAATCAAAATGAAAAAATGTACGGGCATGGTGTTGGTGGCAGCGGCTGCGTTGGCGGCCTGCGATGTCGTCAACCCGGAAGAAGGCATCCCGGCCTACATTTATGTGCCGAATTTCGAATTGCAAACCAACAGCACTGCCGAGGGCAGCAGCTCGGAAAAGATCACCGATGTATGGCTCAACCTCGACGGAGGCTTTCTCGGCGCTTATACCCTGCCTGCCCTGATCCCGGTGCTGGAAACCGGGAACCGGGAGATCATACTGCAGGCCGGCATCAAAGACAACGGCATCAATTCATCGCCGGAGATTTATCCGTTTTACGAATCTGTCACCTATGCCGCCGCGTTGGCCCCCGATGTAGTGGATACCATACGCCCCGTTATCGGCTACCTGGAAACAGCGAAATTTGCCTTTATTGAGAATTTCGAACGCAGCGCCCATCTGTTTCAGGATATTGTGGGGCGGGGAAACGCCGGGCAAATCCAACTCGTGGCCGAAGGCGCCTTTGAGGGGGGACAGTCTTTGCGGATCAGGCTGGACTCATCCAGCTCAATTGTG
This genomic window contains:
- a CDS encoding Gfo/Idh/MocA family oxidoreductase; translated protein: MLKIGLLGAGHLGKIHLKCIQLAAETYELAGFYDPDDDAARQAEEQSGARRWARLDELLDAVDVVDIVTPTTTHFEVASRAIKKGKHIFIEKPLANTLGEAGRLLELCREYGVKAQVGHVERFNPALLALNNMPLAPMFIEAHRLAVFNPRGTDVSVILDLMIHDLDIVLSLVRSKVKFVSASGVPVVSDTADICNARIEFENGCVANLTASRISLKQMRKLRLFQKDAYISLDFLDKEAQVVRLFDKESDSPSTDNLLELETPHGKKYIHLSMPQIEPANAIKMELEAFAESILQDKRPVVSIEDGYAALKLAHQIIDEMEQREHSLMG